In Aegilops tauschii subsp. strangulata cultivar AL8/78 chromosome 3, Aet v6.0, whole genome shotgun sequence, one genomic interval encodes:
- the LOC109741504 gene encoding histone H3.2 has product MARTKQTARKSTGGKAPRKQLATKAARKSAPATGGVKKPHRFRPGTVALREIRKYQKSTELLIRKLPFQRLVREIAQDFKTDLRFQSSAVSALQEAAEAYLVGLFEDTNLCAIHAKRVTIMPKDIQLARRIRGERA; this is encoded by the coding sequence ATGGCGCGCACCAAGCAGACGGCGAGGAAGTCGACCGGCGGCAAGGCGCCGAGGAAGCAGCTGGCGACCAAGGCCGCCCGCAAGTCGGCCCCGGCCACCGGTGGCGTGAAGAAGCCCCACCGCTTCCGCCCCGGCACCGTGGCGCTGCGTGAGATCCGCAAGTACCAGAAGAGCACGGAGTTGCTGATCCGCAAGCTGCCCTTCCAGCGGCTGGTGCGTGAGATCGCGCAGGACTTCAAGACCGACCTCCGCTTCCAGAGCTCCGCCGTGTCCGCGCTCCAGGAGGCCGCCGAGGCGTACCTCGTCGGGCTCTTCGAGGACACCAACCTCTGCGCCATCCACGCCAAGCGCGTCACCATCATGCCCAAGGACATCCAGCTCGCCCGCCGCATCCGCGGGGAGAGGGCTTGA